Below is a genomic region from Carassius carassius chromosome 50, fCarCar2.1, whole genome shotgun sequence.
TCAGTGTCCATGTGAGCTCTCCAAAGCCCATCTCCAAACTAGAGTCCAACTGCTCTCTGGATCCTCTAGTGTTCCTGCAGTCTGATCACACTCAGGCCACGGTACTGTGTGTCTTCATGTGTTTATCTGGATGTGTGAGCAGAGCAGTTTGAAGCATGTGTTGTTTATGTGTGCAGGTGAATCTGAGTCCTggtcacatgtttgataaggaCTTTGAGCTGTTTGTGTTCTATCAGGATACCCATCAGCCCTCTGCTATAGTGGAGGCAGGAGTGACCACTGCCCCGCCAGGTACGACCTGCAGCTCACTGGCATTATGGGATTGAGTGCTCAAGCTGTCACTGACTCTCTATTTCTTTATTTCAGGCTCTCTGATGAGGGACCCAGTGGTCATGATAAGTTTGTACCCAGAGTTCCcagaggaagtgatgtcatcaCTGGCAACTCAAGGGGAGTTTGTTTTTGTGATTGATAGATCAGGCAGTATGGGCAGCATGATGCATCATGGGACAGGAGCAAAGATGCGCATTGAAAGTGCAAAAGTAAGAATAAATAtactaaacagcatttatttaaattatttgagaTGAGACATTTAAAGTCATCATGAAACTTGGCACATGGAAGAATAATGGAGACTGTGTCTGTATTTTGTCCATCTACATTTCATATTAAACTCAATTCAAGTGTTTGAtggaaaaggaatgaaaagtaaAAAGGAAAATAAGTTATTATGTTTTGATGAAAATTGAAAGACAAACCatattttctttgtgcacaataAAACCAGGAATGTCCATTAGGAAAGTAAATACAATAGTTATACTGCATCTTGTATGCTTTAGTAAATAATGTAGTTTTGATCTCATGTTCACTTTCTATCCATGTCTCTCTATAGGACACTCTGCTGTTACTGTTGAAGAGTCTGCCCATGGGATGCTACTTCAATATCTATGGATTTGGCTCTGATTTTGAGTCCTTCTTCCCGTAGCAACTGTAGATCTTTATTCATAGATGTACAGTTTTGAAATGTGTCAGTGGAGGTGagatgtgtttctgtgtgtcttTGCAGTCAGAGTGTCGTGTATAATCAGGAAACAATGGATCAGGCTCTGAAGAGAGTGAAGGAAATGAAATCAGACATGGGCGGCACAGAGATTTTACAGCCTTTAAAACACATCTACAGTCAGCGCTGTCACCCCGATCACCCCAGACAGGTACAACACCTCTGCTTACACCCGAACAATGCACTGTAACGATGTGAAGTCAAAGATTTAAGACTGTTTTCTCTCTTCAGCTGTTCGTCTTCACAGATGGAGAGGTGGGAAACACTAAAGAGGTGCTGGACCTGGTGAAAAGTCACGCTCACTCTCACAGGTAAAGCTCTGCTGGGTTTGATCTGTGCATCATTCATATCTTCATCACTAACAGTAACAGAGCTGATCGTGTCTTCAGGTGTTTCTCGTTCGGGATTGGTGAGGGTGCGAGTGCCGCCCTCATCACAGGAATGGCCAGAGAGGGATCTGGTCACGCTCAGTTCATCACAGACACAGACCGCATGCAGCCCAAAGTAAAGCTCTTCACTGGATTTCACAGGCACAAATGTTTCCTGGTCAAATGTCTCAATGGTTTCTCCTTCTCTTCAAACTATATCAGGTGATGCAGTCGCTCAGGTTTGCGCTGCAGCCCGCTGTGGTTAATATCTCTGTGGATTGGACCCTTCCAGATGGTCTTACTGTTGACACACTGTCTCCTCCCATCAATGTGCTCTTCCAGGGTCAAAGGACACTCATTTATGCCCAACTGAAAGGAGAGGTGAGATGGTTTTACATGTATTTCTATAAAGtgaaaagaaagtgaagtgacattcagccaagtatggtgacccatactcagaatttgtgctctgcatttaacccatccgaagtgcacacacacagagcagtgaacacacacacacacactgtgagcacacacccggagcagtgggcagccatttatgctgcggcgcccggggagcagttgggggttcgatgccttgctcaagggcacctaagtcgtggtattgaaggaggagagagaaccgtacatgcactccccccaacctcaattcctgccagcccgggactcgaactcacaaactttcgattgggagtccgactctctaaccattaggccacgatttttttgtattgtataatTACAATTAGACCAGTTTCTCTCATTTAGCTTGTGAAAATCTGTCTTTACTCTCTCTTACAGAGTTCAGGAGGCTCTGAGGGAACAGTGACTGTCAAATACAGCCTTAAAGATCAACCAGTAACAAACCAGCTCCACTTCTGGCTCAAACCAACTGAGGAAACTGGGTAACACACATAGAAACATCCTGAATTGGAGTGACACGGAGTGTTTTATTTTCTAATCCAACACATTTGCTCCATGTTTCTGCAGGCTGTCCATCCACCGGCTGGCGGCTCGGACCCTGATGCGTTCTCTGGAGCAGGAGGAGAGGTCAGGTGCTGCAGATGTTGAGGGCATCAGGAGCAGGATGGTGGAGCTCAGTGTTCAGGCAGGAGTGAGCAGTGTTCATACAGCCTTCATTGCTGTTAATAAAGACAGCAGACAGACTgtgaaaggacctctacagcagAGAAGAGTGTCAGCGTATGGTTAGTGCAAcgattgtatttgtgtgtgtataaatcaCTTTTACTGTCATCTGACTGATTTGATGTTTACATTAAgataaaatcaaatgtttttcagATTTGTCTTTTGTAATTGCCGTGATGCAAGCAAATTGTGGTAAGACAGACAATAATCTGTTATTTAAGCATAAAGATTTTTACTTATCGCCCTGATTTCACCTGCATGCCATCAGCTTATTGAAGTCTACATGTGATGTGATACAGTATGTGACAGGAAAGCGTTCTTGTGGCAAActtccaacttttttttttagccccAAGAAAACATGTACTCATTTCGTGCAGGTTTCCTTCTGACATTTTGAAATACTTCAATCCAGTTTTCACATTGTTTGCATGTGTTTCTAGTGTTTTTAATATGGTTACAGACAAACCATGTGCATTACCATTCTGATACACGGACTTGTAGACAAGCTTCAGAATCAGAAGGGAAGTTCTTTTTAAGTTCCCGGTACCAAGGGGGAAgctggagtttgtaagtgacctgattgatctgctggatgaatgggccaatgaatctgggactgagcttgcggcagggtagacgcaggtggatgtcccgggtggacagccagaccttctgaccgggttggtagttAGGAGCCTccgatcggcgaaggtcggctgtcgtcctgCGTCTGCGAAGTGCCCGCTGAAATTGGTgatgtgccgcgtcccagaccctcttgcTCTCCCgaaaccagtagtcgatggcgggacatccgagggttcacctgaccaggggaatagaggtggttggtagccgagtacgcactggaaggggcaacccggcggggtgttggtagGAGGTTCGGCTGGAGGAAGAGTGTCAGAAGACCAAGTAATCGGAGAGACAATGATATTTTCTGGGAGGATGGTTTCTGGAGTTTCAGATTTCTCTTCGAGAACGTAGCATCTGGATAGGGCATCggcctttacgtttttcacccctgggcagtacgagatggtgaattggaagcgggtgaagaataacgcccagtgggcctgtctgggattgagtctcttggctactcgaaggtattctaggttcttatggtcagtgaggacttgaaatgggtgtttggctccctctagccaatgcctccattcctccagagctagTTTGATGGCTAGCAATTCCCAATTTCCGATgtcgtagtttacctccgccgggttgagtttccgggagaagaaggcgcatggatggaggcggctgggattcccctgctgctgggataggaccggtggttgaggcgtccacttccaccaCGAAGGGCCGATCGGGatcaggatggaccaggagtggggcggtcgtaaaggcctgtTTAAGGGTTTGGAAGGCTTCTGTGGCGGTTGGAGTCCAGGAGAGAAGGTTTCTGGCGGAGGAGATTGgtaagaggactggtgatggtactgaagttgcgtataaaccgtctatagaaattggcgaagccaaggaaccgctaaaattctttgatggtggttggagtgggccaatccttgactgcgctcaccttcccctcgtccatccggatgccactgcgattGATGGTATAgtcaaggaactgcactgagggctgatggaaggaacatttttcggctttgaggtagagctggtagtccctcagggGTTGCAGGACCTCtgcaacgtggcgttgatgttctgccaggctccaggaatagatgaggatatcatctatATATACCAAGACGGActtgtggaggaaatcccggagcacctcgtggatgaaatcctggaatatggAGGGGGTGTTAACAAGCCCATACGGCATGACGCAATATTcgtagtgaccagtaggggtaattaaggcagtcttccactcgtccccctcacgtagccggatgaggttgtatgcgctgCGGAGGTACAACTTGGTGAACaaagtggcaccacggagatgttccagggcagctgggacgaggggaagtgggtaccggaattttacagtgatgttattgagtgctcggtaatcaatacatggCCTCAAGCCTCCATCCTTCTTCTCTATGAAGAAAAAGCTCTAAGCAgtaggggaggtagatggacgaatataCCCTTGGGCCAGCtcctccttgatgtattcctccatggccttctcctcgggaatggataggggatatatccttccctttggcactggttcacccggcagcagattgatggcacagtcccacggccggtgtggaggcagcttggaggcccgtttagGGCAGAAGAcgtcgctgaagggggcgtagcattgAGGAATGGTGATGGACTGATTTTCAACTGGGCTCTCAATAGACGTGGAGTAGACTGGGAGAGGTTCAGGGGACGGTGTGACTGGAACTGGACAACCGGAGATGCATGATTGGaaacaggcttcgccccacttcaggatctcgcccgtcttccaggaaatcacagggttgtgctgctccagccaTGGGCGCCCTAGAataacgtcagcggtggattcctccagaaccagcagatggatctcctcgtgatggagtagtccagtttggagggataTGGGGCCCACACTATGGCGCACGCACTTCCTGCTTAGCGGcctgccggtgattgtgtggacctggtaggctgacggcgtggCCATGGTAGGGagtttgagctgacggcagagggcaccggagatgaagttgccgcctgacccagaatcgaggagggcagaaactggaagagacatgtcagcggcagtaagtgtcagaATAGTGgcgagtggtttcatttggtatcttgaagggagaatggcactcaccataggacgaggaggacggacggggcacactGCTAtagcatgccccggggctgcacagtagaggcacagattctgggccagccgtctctgacgctccgccatagtgaggcggtaggagtcgaGGATCATAGGCttgctggctggttctggggggcTGACGttttctggtcggcagagtggtgtggaggaatgcgactggccctggtgctcttctaagcgcgactgcatacgagtggcgaagcggatggatagctggatgaatcgctcgagtccgatggtatcctcgtatgcagcgagatgcaaccgcactcggggTTCCAATCCTTGACGGTaggtcgtcagtaaagccggttcgttccatccactggaggctgccagagtcctaaactgaagggcatattcattgacagacatttttccttgttttagattatacagcttctcaccaatggaagagtcccaagctggtctgccgaaaacttcacggaaagggtcgatgaagctagaataagactggataactgggttattttgagtccagagagaatctgcccacagtagtgctttaccttgcagctgGGAAATAATAAAGGCTACCTCTGAACGgtcagtggggtacaagtgcggttgcatctccaggaccagcgaacattgaaggaggaatccactgcattcctccgccgaaccagagtagggcaccggcctggccatgggactggcgtgaacggcaggtgaggaagtgatgacagggtcggcggaagtgctcgctggtgtaggAGATGCTGGTGTTGCCATGAGTGTTCGTCGGAGTGCatcaaccagatcttgaaaggggtccgtgaggctcatgcttgtgcctggcggtgctggtccggtcatctgttacggatcactcgggaagctgaggagtaacagaatgaagatgtttatttgacaaagacacaagcagaggagcaggtagtgatgaaTGATAATGAGGAGGGATCCGTGCAGGTAGagtgaagacttcttggagggacggtgagccacacacacgcacactggggaactgggtctttggagaatcgctggagagagtagaagaggagttagtccttatagtaagcatacaggaatgatcttgtcgcgaacgtgaccggacaatgtgtgagtgcgtgtgtgtggcttttatggtgctgcagtgataggctggtgatgaggaccaggtggatgtgatttagaactccggtgagggtgtgcgttgtgattgtgtggaggtggaacctggcgtgtttttaacacttttattttggatgcgattaatcgtgattaatcatttgactgcacttatttaaatatgttattttaatgttcACGGTTGAGTTTTAATGGATAAAATTAGTGACTGCAGAGGGATTATAATAAAGTCTTGTAAATGTGTTTACTTGCATTGCTGGGTTATTGATTTGCATGAATACCTGTaaaccatgtttttctttttcaataagaTGATGGTATTCGTCAGCGTATCAATATGCATGTAAATGTGCTCATTGTTTTTATTGCTTTTACTGTCACTTGACTATTTGATGTTTACCTCAGATGCgaaatcaaatgtttttcagATTCGCTTCTAGGAAGTCTGATGATAATAAAAAGTCTGTTACTTGTAAATAATGAtacacactaccagtcaaaagctgATTAAACTAAAAATTCAGACACATTtagttttttcataatttaagttttgtaaacaaataatatataattttgtgtGTTATTTTGTTTATGTTATCAGTTGAAGTACGAACCCACGCATCACATTTATCTGCATGTAAGTGAACAAAGTTTTAAAGAGCTTTTCttgtttgcttgcttgttttgcttatatatttatttgtgtttgttctcTTTTGTTATTCTCAATGTCTGAATGTTTCGACAGGTTATGCAGAGGAACAATCGTTTCGATGCTCAAAGAAGAAGACCCTGAGAACCTTCACAGAGCGAGCTTTCTTAAAAATGTCTAACTGGGTACCAGAACGTAAGAGAACCTGACAATCTCAGATGTACAGAATAAATCACTAAAAGGCCCTCTCACATGATTTGAGTTTGAAAATGAGTCGGAAGGCAGGCTTAAACTCATTTTGAATGGCCATTTACACTTCTGCAGGTTTTGAGAtgctgtatctatctatctatctatctatctatctatctatctatctatctatctatctatctatctatctatctatctatctatctatctatctatctatctatatatatatatatatatatatatatttatatatatatatataaatgtttgtgtgaattacatatatcatttttaaatatgtttttaaaatagtgCCGGAAAAGCAGACTAATAGCAAGCTCAAATAAACATTCACAGTCATAATGTTTTCATATCTGTGGAAATGTCTTGTGTTAATGCTAAACTTTGTTCTGAAAAGCGtaagaaaaacagttttcattttagAGACCTTTTCCTCTTTTTCCATGAGTGCACCTGAACAGAAGAACAGATAGTTACACAATGAATATGCAGCATCACTAAAGCTCACTAAATTTAAAACACAAATGCAGCATCTCCTCATGGTTAATGATCATTGTTGTGATTTGCAGAGATCCAGAATTTCTTCCGCAGTGGTTCTGCGACTGCGTCGTATGATCAGACAGACTCCGAAAGCAAGAATGatcgtatacacacacacacaagatggtCACATtggttatgtttttgaaagtactAGCTTACTTACTGAAACTGTGCAGTGTAAAactggtttgtgtgtgtatgtgtgttcagcTGCTCCTGAGCCCCAGAAGGATCTGTTACTGCAGCTGGTTTCTCTCCAAAAGGCGTCCGGCTGCTGGGATCTGGACGCCACACTGGCCGATGTGTTTGGGAAGACAGAGGATgagctgaccaatcagaaaccAGCACAGGTGAGAGATGTGATGAAGTCATAATAAGACAGTGCTGATTGTGTGCAGTGTCCAGTAACTGATGCAGTGGATGATGGTCTGTACACAGGTGGATGGGTCAGTATGGGCCACTCTCCTGGCTCTGATCTGGTTATACAGCTGTAAAATAGAGCAGCAGGTGGAGTGGCAGTTTGTGGCCATGAAGGCAGCGTCATGGATCGGCTCTCAGAAAGGTGAGATCTCCATTCCAGACCACATTCATTCAGTCAGCGTTCATCAAGAGATGTTTGAGCAGATATCTTCAGTTCTTTGACTCACGctgatgatctgtgtgtgtgtgtgtttcagtgggtgatctgtctcagtgtgtgtgtgtgggcaatGTCCTGCTCGGATGTCAGGTGACCAAAGAGACTCTGGGAATCTGAAGACGTCTGTGTTTCTACATCCTGTGCCATTTAACTGCAAATCAGATttgtatatgtatgcatatatatcaGACATATTCAAATGGCCGATTGCTTGGTTCCAACCAGACTGTGAGACAATGTATGCACCATTTCTAGACAAAGTAAGCAGCGCATCAAAACAATGAAGCGGttaacacaatgtttttttttttttttttttacaaacatttagcATTAATCAGCATGTTCAGAGAATCGTAAAATAAAGACAATTGTTATAATTGGAAAAATTATTTGTAGATGGCAAGGAAAGACAGCAAACTTGTTCAGTTTGTTTTCAATTATCATGtacattgtttgtttgtgttgttgttgtttacttaTTTTAAGTAAAATCTAAAAATGAGGAAAACTCTGAACCCCTGTACAGTATCTTTTCTGTCACAGGGTCTTTTGCCATACatatctaaatattaaaataataatagtttgatAAAACATCagattttactttttataattcatatataaTTGTGGTCAACTGATgaaatatttagtttaaattttttttcccaCACATGCCATTACTCTTTGGCTCTGAGGAccgaatatttcaatatttatttaaaaaagaaaagaaaaatgtgcttTGTCATTTAGGTCTATCCTAACCACATCATCCAATCTGTGTGCATAAAACTAAATGCTACCATGTGACAGTGATTTatgtgtaaattaaataatatgcaatcaaaattttttacattgtctttattatctttattaattGGTCCAATTCACCATCATTTGAGCTGTGGAAATCACATAGTGTTTGATATAtgtgtggatttcagaaaaaaTACAGAGTTGAATTGTACATTGATGGACACCGTTGAAAACAAATATATCTACTGAGAGTGCGAAAAGTGTATGAAgcgtgtatttatataaaaaaaaaaaactaaattggtgAATATGAAATTTGGCAAGTATCAGTAAaagactgaaattaaaataattactattgcaaaatatatatatatatatatatatcaaagaatCATGCATGTGCACAAGACACAAAATGgacaaaatatgtcaaataaatgaaaataagtcTTTCCCAAAAGAGGTAGTGTAGAATTGTTTTGACTGTTGATCATCCGCTAGGGGCGGTCATACAACAGACGCTGTGCGGTCACCGAGCAAAGAACAAGAAACAACTAAACCGGTTCATGTCATGTCGGATACATTGTATCTACGCGTTAAACGCACATGAAAGCCACCACAAAGTCGTGATAACGAGTGGGAAACTAGGAATTTTCTTTAAGCTCCGAGTTGGGGGCGTGTCATTGCAAGAAACATGACAGAATCGATGGATGCGACGACGTCTGTTGTTGACGGtaattttttttgatgaaattgaTAGACAGGATTGCAACATAACGATAGGTTTTTATACGATACAGATTAAAGTGgcttcataaattatttaaaaaaaattaagacgcAAATTATTTGCCCCTTCGGCAGTGTTAACAAACCCTGTTgtattttttgtgatttattaAATAAGGTACATCGCCATCTTGAGCCGACTAAACTGACTTGAACGCAGCACACCTTTAACAAACCTTTAACAGTTATTAATCAGTTATTAATCAGTTATTAATCCAGAGCAGAGTGTTTAAATGGCATCAGGAAGTGCACTGATCTTTGACGAGGAGATGAGCGATTATAAAATCCTCTGGACAGTGTAAGTATAAATACGCCTCTTACATGAAATATGATAATCATCTGATACCTTTACATATCATTCCTCACGAGTACAAATGATCATACTTGACATGTGTATGGTTTTAAATGCTTTTCATCTTTGTGAATTTGTTTCAACATTctgttagtttaaaaaaaatatattatttttaaatgctatttcaAGATCTTTTCCGTTCATTTTAAAAGTTGATTTCtgaaatatgttaataaaaataaatgttcactgaaaaaaagagtttatttcAACTAGTTCACAAAGCAACATTGCCCATTTTCAGTTAGTTTAACTTGTTGTACTAAAATAATTTACaactgaaatgaataaaaacgAACTAAACAATAACTAATTAAATGATCTCATGCTCACAACATTAATAAAACGTactcaaaatgaaaatggaaaattcaaaaataaaaacaaattgataggctaatataaaaaaactactatagtatctcaatgatactaaattaACACAACATTTTGTTATTACGTGTTTTTAGTTTTGTAACCAAAGAGTAATAATTGAAGATTTAAGTCAGTTATAAAATTGTAGGAGTTACTAATATCACTATCACTTTTTTACTTCATTtgcttaatttaataatttcttcGTTGATATTCATAAACTGAGTAAATcggttgatttatttattcataaacttttttaaattattgcctGCATCACAATTTTTACACAAAcctgtttttttattgttctgtCCAGTCAAGTCTATGAGATCGAGGTTCCTGAGCGGTTGACCGTGTCTTATGAAGCGCTGAAGACTCGCGGCGTGGCAGAACGGTGCAAACAGGTGCCGGTCCGCCTGGCCACCGAGCAGGAGATTTTACTGGCACACAGGTTTTCGAGTTTTggcatttaaacttaaaacaggCCCCATTTCTACTGCTATATGATTGAGTTTGGTTTTTGTGTTTACTTTAGTGAGGAATATCTGGAGGCCGTTAAACAGACTTCCAAAATGAGCGTGAAACAGCTGAAGGCATTTTCGAAGCAGTACACTGATGTCTATTTCCATCAGGTAAGTCCAGATCATTGATGCTTGTTGGGTTCAGGTGACTGGAGACCTTAAGGTAACGCTTCTGAACACAGTTTCTCATGTGAGTGCAGAACATCTATCACTGTGCTACGATGGCCGTGGGCGCCACACTGCAGCTGGTGGATAGTGTGATGAAGAGAGAGGTCAGGAACGGCATGGCACTGGTCAGGTGAGCACACAACCCACAGCTGctgctgatttaaaataaatgagcagGGTGTCACCAAATGTCCGTCAAGAAGACCAATGTAATCTCTTACCCACTCGACGCTAAAcatacagtatgtttgagagtcaaatcgtcatatcgtcagtccgtgagatcgacgatacatgatattatcgtgcatgggtggagcaagagagagactctttgttcttgtcatagtataactatttggtgttttaaactgcgcgggtgtgcgagagagagcctatggaatcaccaataatcaaaaaaatatactttcaaacatactgataaacgttaaatataaaaactagaggtcgaccgatattggattttgccgatactgatagctaggttggaccacactggctgataccgattaattaaccgatagtttttaaaatggatactgaacaaaaactaaaatagtgctttttacaaaaaaactaaaacaaatacaaatcagtactgaaccatactaatagtagtagtagtagtagtaatagtaataataaaagtaataataataataacaacaataatattaaatgttgaaattaccacactctaatggggccctatgaaatcagttagtttttttcctaaattccattttatttatttccaaattccgttatttaatttttctggattctgtttttccatttaaaattttctCCACTCTTtcttaatagttaaattaaattgtatttatcataaggcaagtctaattaattaaaatcatgaaaattatacattttcaaatcaatttaataaaagtttaacaaaaattacctgattagggccctatgaaatgttttatcttttctcacaatattttttattgtaaccaaattttgttttagcatgtctaattatttgaacgcataaaacaacttaatttataaattttttccttGAAGGCTAAtgctttttttccctcaaaattctgtgtatttacatttttatagttattaAATCAAGGTATGAAACATtaattttacttttcttttaattactgaaaatcgCATCGCGGGAAACAGGGTCCTACAATTCCACCAGTACAATGCAAACTCTCACACTTTAACTGCTTCTATTATTGAACAATTAttgattatctaatcaaaataaaagagcagcACTGAGTCTAGGAActcatcgctctaaactcagggctgcagagaggaaatggccgaaatcaagaaactctaccgacctcagtgtgtatcagtctctcctctcttccttctctgcaaatgtcttcaccgctaaaacatcctactaccacaacataattaacagctgttgtgacactcttcaagactttctcttctcttcttaatccgccgccaccacctcctccattgactcttacagcggacgactttgcagttttcttcacaaataagactagatccatcagtgaccaattctccacaccgcagactgaggacaacttcacaatgaccgatgcacactctttctcctccttctccccactctcagaaatggacgtctccaaacttctcctgtccaatcatcctactacttgtccacttgatccgatccccactcacctccttcaagcgatctcttcttcagtcataccttcgcttactcacgttatcaactcctctcttcaccctggaacatttccctcagtattcaagcaggctcgggtaagcccactgctcaagaaaccatctccaAATCCAGctcttcttgaaaactacagaccgatatcccttcttccattcattgcaaagacacttgagcgagctgtgttcaaccagttttctatgttccttgtacagaacaacctcctggacagcaaccaatctggcttcaaaagtggccactcaactgagactgctctgctctcggttactgaagccctgcgactagcaagagcagcttcaaaatccttggtactcatcttgctggacctttctgctgcttttgacactgttaatcaccagattcttctgtccaccctcagaaagatgggcatctctgga
It encodes:
- the LOC132133471 gene encoding von Willebrand factor A domain-containing protein 5A-like, encoding MEICGLLTAKNESVPLKSISVQVRVQDHVATVSSTLQYVNEEERPLEALFVFPLPADAAVCHFSAKIGEQEIVAEVQDRESARDQYDDAVSSGQQAFLLEESPESPDVFRLSVGCLSAGQNAAVTIIYITELAVQADHSLRFCLPAVLNPRYTPAGSGAGIVSEISSGCGAVPYTLILSVHVSSPKPISKLESNCSLDPLVFLQSDHTQATVNLSPGHMFDKDFELFVFYQDTHQPSAIVEAGVTTAPPGSLMRDPVVMISLYPEFPEEVMSSLATQGEFVFVIDRSGSMGSMMHHGTGAKMRIESAKDTLLLLLKSLPMGCYFNIYGFGSDFESFFPQSVVYNQETMDQALKRVKEMKSDMGGTEILQPLKHIYSQRCHPDHPRQLFVFTDGEVGNTKEVLDLVKSHAHSHRCFSFGIGEGASAALITGMAREGSGHAQFITDTDRMQPKVMQSLRFALQPAVVNISVDWTLPDGLTVDTLSPPINVLFQGQRTLIYAQLKGESSGGSEGTVTVKYSLKDQPVTNQLHFWLKPTEETGLSIHRLAARTLMRSLEQEERSGAADVEGIRSRMVELSVQAGVSSVHTAFIAVNKDSRQTVKGPLQQRRVSAYDLSFVIAVMQANCGYAEEQSFRCSKKKTLRTFTERAFLKMSNWVPEQIQNFFRSGSATASYDQTDSESKNDPAPEPQKDLLLQLVSLQKASGCWDLDATLADVFGKTEDELTNQKPAQVDGSVWATLLALIWLYSCKIEQQVEWQFVAMKAASWIGSQKVGDLSQCVCVGNVLLGCQVTKETLGI